One part of the Caproiciproducens sp. CPB-2 genome encodes these proteins:
- a CDS encoding ATP-binding cassette domain-containing protein: MFLFNDTVRNNIRYARPGATDADIEAACRLANCDGFIQAMEQGYDTGIGENGNRLSGGERQRLSVARAILKDSPIILLDEATASLDIENELLVKQAVTNLLGADKTAVMIAHTLPIVKHADRILVLDGGRVAESGTHDELAAAGGKYAAMWAASQTLR, encoded by the coding sequence CTGTTCCTCTTTAACGATACGGTCCGCAATAACATCCGCTATGCCCGGCCGGGCGCCACTGATGCGGACATTGAGGCAGCCTGCCGTCTTGCCAACTGTGACGGTTTTATTCAGGCGATGGAACAGGGCTACGACACCGGGATCGGTGAAAACGGAAACCGGCTCTCGGGCGGAGAACGCCAGCGGCTCAGCGTGGCGCGGGCCATTCTGAAGGACAGCCCCATCATTTTGCTGGATGAGGCCACCGCCTCTCTGGACATTGAAAACGAACTGCTGGTGAAGCAGGCGGTGACAAATCTGCTGGGTGCCGATAAAACCGCGGTGATGATCGCCCACACCCTGCCCATTGTAAAGCACGCCGATAGAATTCTGGTGCTGGATGGCGGCCGCGTGGCAGAGAGCGGTACCCATGACGAGCTGGCCGCCGCCGGCGGGAAGTATGCGGCCATGTGGGCGGCGTCTCAGACGCTAAGATAG